A region from the Drosophila takahashii strain IR98-3 E-12201 chromosome 2L, DtakHiC1v2, whole genome shotgun sequence genome encodes:
- the LOC108061991 gene encoding uncharacterized protein, translated as MQSPNRSQEDSQLRNSKHETPPEKFKSAGERNLQVLNVERFLAVRGNACWPAFDTKATRKRWTNEPQSGDSKSDWRSASAVAGIQRFNSMKVASTMGRHSANSSGSR; from the exons ATGCAATCCCCCAATCGAAGCCAGGAGGACTCGCAGCTTCGGAACTCCAAACACGAAACGCCGCCAGAAAAGTTCAAGTCGGCCGGCGAAAGAAATTTACAAGTGTTAAATGTCGAACGCTTTTTGGCAGTGAGGGGAAATGCGTGCTGGCCGGCTTTCGACACGAAGGCAACGCGGAAACGGTGGACAAATGAACCCCAG TCAGGGGACTCCAAATCGGACTGGCGATCCGCGTCTGCGGTAGCCGGCATTCAAA ggtttaaTTCAATGAAAGTTGCGTCGACAATGGGCAGGCACTCGGCCAATTCCAGCGGCAGTCGGTGA